In a genomic window of Dehalococcoidia bacterium:
- a CDS encoding putative sulfate exporter family transporter: MQKIDWSSIWTREDWWACWLGFVILILAMIGILPAGPKFGTWATIDKAFPSGIATIWDTLILLIILAVLCLIGLIFMKKDIKRFVPAFIVIFALAWLAVFIGKQSVINAWGLEYVIWALIFGLLISNTIGLPGWLKPAVLTEYYIKIGLVCMGATILFSIILKAGGVGMLQALLVVAAVWFFTYWLGRRFGMAERFSSTMATGVSICGVSASIAAGGAVKGDPKETSYIIAWLLVGAVIMIVVMPPIAKAVSMPTNMAGAWLGGTIDNTGAVVAAGEVMKSKASLDTAALVKMAQNILIGFAAFLLAVWATLKLDKKSASERPSFMEIWYRFPKFIVGFIIASLIASLFIEPVMGTQATKTITGLMTTYRTWFFALCFVCIGLETNFKELLSVGGGKPAAVYWIGQTFNVVWTLLIVWLLWSGTFFIPPILPD; the protein is encoded by the coding sequence TTGCAGAAGATTGATTGGTCATCGATATGGACCAGAGAGGATTGGTGGGCGTGTTGGCTGGGATTCGTCATCCTGATTCTGGCTATGATCGGCATTCTGCCCGCCGGCCCCAAGTTCGGCACGTGGGCAACGATCGATAAAGCTTTCCCTTCAGGCATCGCAACTATCTGGGACACACTGATCCTGTTGATCATACTGGCCGTACTGTGTTTGATCGGCCTGATCTTTATGAAAAAGGATATCAAGCGTTTTGTCCCCGCCTTCATCGTTATCTTTGCGCTTGCCTGGCTGGCGGTTTTCATCGGTAAGCAATCCGTCATCAATGCCTGGGGCCTGGAGTATGTCATCTGGGCACTGATCTTCGGTCTGCTTATCAGCAATACGATAGGCCTGCCCGGCTGGCTCAAACCGGCCGTGCTGACCGAGTATTATATCAAGATCGGCCTGGTCTGCATGGGCGCGACCATACTTTTCTCCATTATCCTTAAAGCGGGCGGCGTGGGCATGCTGCAGGCCCTGCTGGTAGTGGCCGCAGTATGGTTTTTCACTTACTGGCTGGGCAGAAGGTTCGGGATGGCCGAACGCTTCTCCAGCACCATGGCTACGGGTGTCTCGATCTGCGGTGTATCAGCTTCCATAGCCGCGGGTGGAGCGGTTAAGGGCGACCCCAAAGAAACCAGCTACATCATAGCCTGGCTGCTGGTAGGCGCAGTGATCATGATAGTGGTAATGCCCCCCATTGCCAAGGCCGTCAGCATGCCGACCAACATGGCCGGGGCATGGCTGGGCGGCACCATCGATAATACCGGCGCAGTAGTAGCTGCAGGCGAGGTGATGAAAAGCAAGGCATCGCTCGACACGGCCGCCCTGGTCAAGATGGCGCAGAATATATTGATAGGATTCGCTGCCTTTTTGCTGGCGGTATGGGCGACTTTAAAGCTGGACAAGAAGTCCGCCAGCGAACGTCCCTCCTTCATGGAGATCTGGTACCGCTTCCCTAAATTCATCGTCGGGTTCATCATCGCCTCTCTAATAGCATCCTTATTCATCGAGCCCGTCATGGGAACCCAGGCCACTAAAACAATCACCGGCCTGATGACAACCTATCGCACATGGTTCTTTGCACTGTGCTTTGTCTGCATAGGCCTGGAGACTAACTTCAAAGAGCTTCTTTCAGTCGGCGGCGGCAAACCGGCGGCTGTATACTGGATCGGGCAGACGTTCAACGTAGTGTGGACCCTGCTGATCGTCTGGCTCCTGTGGTCCGGCACCTTTTTCATTCCCCCCATACTTCCCGATTAA
- a CDS encoding radical SAM/SPASM domain-containing protein, translating into MLPRIIQVEVSTRCQLKCCFCPRTLLKDRWISRDISRDTFAQILPYLGKTELVHLQGWGEPLLHSEIWNMARAIRARGGRVSLTTNGVLLDDAAARQICEIGFAFIAVSVAGARSTTHDSLRVGSSLTQICKNISGLSAARSHPDIHLVMQMMKPNIAELPELVDLAAELKADRVIAPNLDYLSDKDADSLKAFALTADPQLHDIVREAEIRGKKRGIPVYVSPLEPLENLPVCSDDPLRNVFVTVRGDISPCVYLSMPVEGEIPRVFWNRSSSVDRYVYGNVDDGLNRVFNGEKARQFRIVFDRRNKYSRLNAAESMAFLTLPGIRSARKILQGLEGQSLSAVSMDMPQAPAQCRGCYKLHGL; encoded by the coding sequence ATGTTGCCTCGCATCATACAGGTAGAGGTATCGACCAGGTGCCAGCTAAAGTGCTGCTTTTGCCCGCGTACGCTGCTTAAAGACAGATGGATATCACGGGATATTAGTCGCGATACCTTTGCGCAGATCCTGCCGTATCTCGGTAAAACGGAACTGGTGCACCTGCAGGGATGGGGGGAGCCGCTGCTCCATTCCGAAATCTGGAATATGGCAAGGGCAATCAGGGCAAGGGGTGGCAGGGTAAGCCTGACCACCAATGGCGTTCTCCTGGATGACGCTGCTGCTCGGCAAATATGCGAGATCGGGTTCGCTTTTATAGCGGTGTCGGTGGCTGGAGCCAGGTCGACTACACACGATTCTCTAAGAGTAGGATCCAGCCTGACTCAAATCTGTAAGAATATCTCCGGGTTAAGCGCTGCCAGGTCTCACCCGGATATTCATCTCGTCATGCAGATGATGAAGCCGAATATCGCAGAGTTGCCTGAGCTGGTTGATCTGGCGGCGGAGCTTAAAGCGGACAGGGTGATCGCCCCCAACCTTGATTATCTGTCTGATAAAGACGCCGATTCCCTCAAAGCCTTCGCACTGACAGCCGATCCTCAACTGCACGATATAGTCAGGGAAGCAGAGATAAGGGGGAAAAAGCGAGGTATACCGGTATATGTCTCTCCGCTCGAGCCTCTTGAGAATTTACCGGTATGCAGCGACGATCCACTGCGCAACGTTTTCGTGACAGTAAGGGGAGATATATCCCCCTGCGTTTACCTTTCGATGCCTGTAGAAGGTGAGATTCCCAGGGTATTTTGGAACAGGAGCAGTTCGGTCGACCGGTATGTTTATGGAAATGTGGATGACGGGCTGAATCGTGTCTTCAATGGTGAAAAGGCACGGCAGTTCAGGATTGTATTCGACCGGCGAAATAAATACTCGAGATTAAATGCAGCCGAATCGATGGCTTTTCTAACTCTGCCCGGTATACGCAGTGCACGTAAAATATTGCAGGGGTTGGAGGGGCAGTCCCTGTCTGCCGTCTCGATGGACATGCCGCAAGCGCCGGCACAGTGCCGGGGCTGCTATAAGCTGCATGGGCTCTGA
- a CDS encoding pyruvate formate lyase family protein, protein MDETGMVVIASKDSLEVLPRLKRLREDILNSPYHVCTQKASLLTDYFRRHTRQDILDDLLSSIQYRFYRRSLEKSAKSIPQKRWQVAANNFINSLLLKRRNVSRGDTVLRYAEAFRYILENMELKVYDRELIAGNPSAWRVGAPIHPDLGGLLMLPEIKGISGRRHNPMDIESAQLVELEKEIFPFWFNRSVLALTPLLSKDPDLFNTMLEGRYFILTQFSGVSHVTPDYPSVLRLGFNGIAREIRVKLEETRAELESMVADGSKDPSLHAGADLQVRPDMGQVNNPSAQITEKISFYEAALVCAEAAADYGKRWSKFLEREAAGTESEVRRQELLRLAEIFNRVPAEPAETFYEALQCVFITHVMLHYENFQHGISFGRMDQYLFPYYKRDIEAGRLNRTQAGELLGCFIAKAGELLPLFFDRATEYFSGLSSASGITLGGRTSDGSDGVNALSYLFLQAYDQVRLRQPNFHIRINQDTPVEFTDLCCEVLKKGGGLPAFFNDDQIPAALEKSGIDKEDAEDYSIVGCVEWGVPGKSFPAAGAIFVNVPMALHLALHNGKCNGLQFGPQTGDIRAMHDMEAVVGAFRIQLQNMIRRATEGNNAIEQTHAAYRPTPFLSTVVEGCVDKGMEINAGGAKYNSTGCQGVGLADTADALTAIEQVVFDQGRLSLEELARVVDADFAGYPELNAIISNKVQKYGENEERPNYYARLVSGVFTDLLTRYSNARGGKYYPGFWSMTTHQGFGARTGALPGGRRAAQPLANGISPCNGRDRNGPTASLSSAACIDNSLVANGYALNEKLDLALIKDPSRNRLIESLIFGFFASGGMQVQFNVVDPAILIDAKDHPDQYRGLVVRVSGYSAYFNDLTESMKDELIQRTAHDINSCLC, encoded by the coding sequence ATGGATGAAACGGGAATGGTCGTAATTGCATCGAAAGACTCGCTGGAAGTGCTGCCGCGGTTAAAGAGATTGCGTGAGGACATTCTCAACTCGCCATATCATGTTTGCACCCAGAAGGCCAGCCTGCTGACCGATTATTTCCGCAGGCATACCCGGCAGGATATCCTGGATGATCTGCTATCCTCAATTCAATATCGCTTCTACCGCAGGAGCCTGGAGAAGTCAGCCAAATCTATCCCCCAGAAGAGATGGCAGGTGGCTGCTAACAACTTTATCAATTCCCTGCTGCTCAAGAGGCGCAATGTTTCGCGGGGCGATACCGTCTTACGCTATGCCGAAGCCTTTAGATACATATTGGAAAATATGGAACTGAAGGTATATGACCGCGAACTGATTGCTGGAAATCCGTCGGCCTGGCGCGTGGGCGCTCCTATACATCCCGACCTGGGCGGACTGCTTATGTTGCCGGAGATAAAGGGTATATCCGGGCGCAGGCACAATCCCATGGATATCGAATCCGCTCAACTGGTGGAGCTTGAAAAAGAGATATTTCCTTTCTGGTTTAATCGATCGGTGCTGGCGTTAACGCCTCTGCTGAGCAAGGATCCCGACCTGTTTAATACGATGCTGGAAGGGAGATACTTCATCCTGACGCAGTTCTCGGGAGTCTCGCATGTTACCCCGGATTATCCCAGCGTGCTCAGGCTGGGATTTAACGGCATAGCCCGAGAGATCAGAGTCAAATTGGAGGAAACCAGGGCGGAACTGGAATCAATGGTTGCGGACGGGTCTAAAGACCCATCCCTACACGCAGGGGCGGACCTTCAGGTCCGCCCGGATATGGGTCAGGTGAATAACCCGTCTGCACAAATCACCGAAAAAATATCCTTTTACGAGGCAGCCCTGGTCTGTGCCGAGGCTGCCGCCGATTACGGTAAGCGCTGGAGCAAATTCCTCGAGCGCGAGGCTGCCGGGACGGAGAGTGAAGTTCGAAGACAGGAGCTACTGAGATTAGCGGAGATATTTAACCGAGTTCCTGCGGAGCCGGCTGAGACTTTTTACGAGGCGCTGCAATGCGTTTTTATCACCCATGTCATGCTGCATTACGAGAACTTCCAGCACGGCATCTCTTTCGGACGCATGGACCAGTACCTTTTCCCCTACTATAAGCGTGATATTGAAGCGGGCAGGCTCAACCGTACTCAGGCGGGTGAACTGCTGGGGTGTTTTATAGCCAAAGCGGGCGAGCTGCTGCCGCTTTTCTTCGACCGCGCTACCGAGTATTTCAGCGGCCTGTCCTCGGCCTCCGGTATAACTCTGGGAGGGCGCACGTCCGACGGCAGCGACGGCGTCAACGCGCTGTCCTATCTGTTCCTGCAGGCTTATGACCAGGTCAGGCTCAGGCAGCCGAACTTCCATATCAGGATCAATCAGGACACTCCCGTCGAATTCACCGATTTGTGCTGCGAAGTGCTCAAAAAGGGCGGCGGCCTTCCGGCCTTTTTCAACGACGACCAGATTCCTGCGGCGCTGGAGAAGTCGGGCATCGACAAAGAGGACGCTGAGGATTATTCCATCGTCGGTTGTGTGGAATGGGGCGTGCCGGGCAAAAGCTTCCCGGCAGCCGGGGCGATCTTTGTAAATGTCCCCATGGCCCTTCATCTGGCTTTACATAATGGTAAGTGCAATGGTCTGCAATTTGGCCCGCAGACCGGTGATATCAGAGCGATGCATGACATGGAAGCCGTTGTCGGCGCTTTTAGAATTCAGCTCCAGAACATGATAAGGCGCGCAACGGAGGGCAACAATGCTATCGAGCAGACACACGCGGCATATCGTCCCACTCCGTTTCTATCCACCGTTGTGGAAGGCTGTGTTGACAAAGGCATGGAGATCAATGCCGGCGGCGCAAAGTACAATTCCACCGGCTGCCAGGGTGTGGGACTGGCCGATACTGCGGATGCTCTGACCGCTATCGAACAGGTCGTGTTTGATCAAGGTAGGCTGTCTCTGGAGGAGCTGGCCCGGGTGGTGGATGCCGATTTTGCAGGCTATCCGGAGCTCAACGCGATTATCTCAAACAAGGTACAAAAATACGGTGAAAACGAGGAAAGGCCCAATTACTACGCCCGCCTGGTCTCAGGCGTTTTCACTGATCTGTTGACGCGATACAGCAACGCGAGAGGGGGAAAATACTATCCGGGATTCTGGTCTATGACCACACATCAGGGTTTCGGTGCGCGTACAGGCGCATTGCCCGGCGGCCGTCGGGCCGCGCAGCCGCTGGCCAACGGGATATCGCCCTGCAACGGTCGTGACAGGAATGGACCGACAGCCTCGCTGTCATCAGCAGCGTGTATAGATAACAGCCTGGTGGCCAACGGCTATGCTCTCAACGAAAAACTGGACCTGGCGCTGATTAAAGATCCTTCGCGCAATAGATTGATAGAGTCGTTGATTTTCGGTTTCTTCGCCAGTGGAGGGATGCAGGTGCAGTTCAATGTGGTCGACCCCGCAATACTCATCGATGCTAAGGATCATCCTGACCAGTACCGGGGCCTGGTTGTGCGCGTATCCGGATATTCAGCGTATTTCAACGATCTGACGGAATCGATGAAGGACGAATTGATTCAGCGCACCGCGCACGATATCAATTCGTGTCTGTGTTAG
- the dsrJ gene encoding sulfate reduction electron transfer complex DsrMKJOP subunit DsrJ produces MYDKGKIIGGLAIFLCLASFPVWYTAVSGKADYRTNHVLPASENQCVESAQYMKAYHMQLMQQWRDQAVRQGDNIYVSSDNRTFDINLTDTCFKCHANKADFCDRCHNYTGTAPNCWDCHNVPPANAPPQVTK; encoded by the coding sequence ATAAAGGCAAGATAATCGGCGGATTGGCCATTTTCCTTTGTCTGGCCAGCTTCCCTGTCTGGTACACGGCAGTTAGCGGAAAGGCCGATTACCGCACAAACCACGTTTTGCCGGCCAGTGAGAACCAGTGTGTGGAGTCCGCGCAGTATATGAAAGCGTATCATATGCAGCTTATGCAGCAATGGCGCGACCAGGCAGTCAGGCAGGGCGATAATATATACGTATCCAGCGATAACCGCACATTCGACATCAACCTGACGGATACCTGTTTCAAATGCCATGCCAATAAAGCTGACTTCTGCGACCGCTGTCATAACTATACGGGCACAGCTCCCAACTGCTGGGATTGCCATAACGTACCGCCGGCCAATGCGCCGCCGCAGGTGACGAAATGA
- the nrfD gene encoding NrfD/PsrC family molybdoenzyme membrane anchor subunit, with protein sequence MIENILRGGKKYWLLISGLLVLMAAGLAAYLEQWNIGLAVTGLSRDVSWGLYLANFTFFVGVAASAVMIVIPYYLHNSKEFRRILILGEFMAVAACLLAITFILVDLGQPARVFNIILYPTPGSVIFWDVVVLSVYLLLNMVLGWVALDAEYKEVAPPSWLKPVAIVSVVWAVSIHTVTAFIYAGLAARSFWLTALLAPRFLASAFASGPALLILIALIMKRWGGFDPGDQSLDKVAKIVTYAIIITVFFLLLEIFTVFYSQEPDAMSHFQYLLFGLDNHYGLVPWLWTSVILACAAIILLVIPSMRKNQLTLALACAAVFISIWIDKGLGLIVPGFIPTPLGDITDYTPTLLETVITIGVWSMGGLILTLLLKVVLGVRQGQR encoded by the coding sequence TTGATTGAGAACATTTTGAGAGGCGGAAAGAAATACTGGCTGCTGATAAGCGGCCTTCTCGTGCTGATGGCGGCAGGCCTGGCTGCCTATCTCGAGCAGTGGAATATCGGTCTGGCCGTGACCGGCCTGAGCAGGGATGTCTCATGGGGCCTGTATCTCGCCAACTTCACTTTCTTCGTTGGCGTAGCCGCATCCGCCGTTATGATTGTCATCCCGTATTACCTGCACAACAGCAAGGAATTCCGCCGCATACTTATACTGGGAGAGTTCATGGCCGTAGCGGCCTGTCTGCTGGCCATTACTTTCATTCTGGTTGACCTGGGACAGCCGGCCAGGGTATTTAATATCATTCTTTATCCTACGCCCGGCTCGGTTATTTTCTGGGATGTCGTGGTGCTATCAGTCTACCTGCTGCTCAACATGGTGCTGGGGTGGGTGGCGCTGGACGCCGAGTACAAAGAGGTTGCTCCGCCGTCATGGTTGAAGCCCGTGGCAATCGTATCCGTAGTCTGGGCTGTCAGCATACACACCGTCACCGCATTCATTTACGCCGGGCTGGCGGCACGTTCTTTCTGGCTGACCGCTCTGCTGGCGCCCCGCTTTCTTGCCTCAGCTTTCGCTTCCGGCCCCGCCCTCCTGATATTGATTGCACTGATCATGAAGAGGTGGGGCGGATTCGATCCCGGCGACCAGTCGCTGGACAAGGTGGCTAAAATCGTGACGTACGCCATTATCATCACCGTCTTCTTCCTGCTGTTGGAGATCTTCACGGTTTTCTACAGCCAGGAGCCGGACGCTATGTCCCACTTCCAGTACCTGTTATTTGGATTGGACAACCATTACGGCCTTGTACCATGGCTATGGACATCGGTCATTCTGGCCTGCGCCGCCATTATCCTGCTGGTCATACCTTCCATGCGAAAAAACCAGCTCACACTTGCGTTGGCCTGTGCAGCTGTTTTCATCTCCATCTGGATCGATAAAGGCCTGGGGCTGATTGTGCCGGGTTTTATACCGACACCTCTGGGAGACATTACCGACTATACTCCCACCTTGCTCGAAACAGTTATAACTATTGGGGTATGGTCGATGGGCGGTTTGATACTGACTCTGCTGCTCAAGGTGGTGCTGGGTGTCAGGCAGGGACAGCGCTGA
- the ccsA gene encoding cytochrome c biogenesis protein CcsA, with protein sequence MKRFVYTLMVMGQIETLTFVTTLVALQLALILYVWGFISVYFNKSPLDLAVSRYSLPVMLVAWLALTVSLVVHAVQAGHIPATDMYEFSVSFGWGVLTVVLVFRWRQRNDVVSAAGALTTLAILIYAFTLPVQHQPLPLLLNQTWLLPLHVSCAVIAYGLFTLGFVCGVLLLVGRRYTASFMPSLFALDRLGYRSSLAGFCFMTLVIVIGSIWAKIAWGSYWSWDPKETAALVTWLIYAFYFLTRWILGWRDSHSAWFLVAGFLAVLLTFFGNLFFGGLHSYAAI encoded by the coding sequence GTGAAAAGATTTGTATATACTTTAATGGTTATGGGACAGATTGAAACACTCACGTTCGTGACCACGCTGGTCGCCCTGCAGCTTGCCTTAATTCTCTATGTCTGGGGGTTCATCTCCGTTTATTTTAATAAAAGCCCGCTGGACCTGGCAGTATCCCGTTACTCTCTGCCTGTTATGTTGGTCGCCTGGCTGGCGCTCACTGTTTCACTGGTCGTGCATGCCGTCCAGGCCGGACATATTCCCGCCACGGACATGTACGAGTTCTCCGTTTCTTTCGGCTGGGGTGTGCTGACGGTTGTGCTGGTTTTCAGATGGAGGCAGAGGAACGATGTGGTCAGCGCAGCGGGAGCACTGACAACTCTGGCTATTCTGATCTATGCGTTCACATTGCCTGTCCAGCATCAACCTCTTCCTCTGCTTTTGAACCAGACATGGCTGCTGCCGCTGCATGTATCCTGTGCCGTCATTGCCTATGGTTTATTTACCCTGGGATTCGTTTGCGGTGTGCTCCTCCTGGTCGGGCGGAGATACACAGCTTCTTTCATGCCCTCATTATTTGCTCTCGATCGGTTGGGCTACCGCTCGTCCCTGGCCGGGTTTTGTTTCATGACGCTGGTGATAGTCATCGGCTCAATCTGGGCTAAAATCGCCTGGGGCAGCTACTGGTCCTGGGACCCCAAGGAAACCGCCGCGCTGGTGACCTGGTTGATTTACGCATTCTATTTTCTCACGAGGTGGATACTCGGCTGGAGGGACTCCCATAGCGCCTGGTTTCTGGTAGCCGGCTTCCTGGCAGTGCTCCTTACATTCTTCGGCAATTTATTCTTCGGGGGACTGCACAGTTACGCCGCAATATGA
- a CDS encoding 4Fe-4S dicluster domain-containing protein: MNNMNIDRRSFIKLAALGLLALTAKPALDLISRPSTARALDGPFSGKRLAMAIDLKACTAGDGCVDCIAACHRVHNVPDIGNIKEEIKWLWEVDYKQAFPGQENGFVRDPLLDSRVLVLCNHCDNPPCVKVCPTQATWKREDGIVMMDYHRCIGCRYCMAACPYGSRSFNWRDPRPYINTIEQSYPTRTRGVVEKCNFCEERLSDGLQPACVEACSSGALKFGDLKPGTELYDLISSQFNLRRKAELGTRPQVYYLL; this comes from the coding sequence ATGAACAATATGAATATCGATCGCCGCTCTTTCATCAAACTGGCCGCTCTCGGCCTGCTTGCCCTGACGGCCAAACCTGCCCTTGATCTTATCTCAAGGCCTTCTACGGCCAGGGCTCTCGACGGCCCATTCTCCGGAAAACGTCTGGCGATGGCTATAGACCTCAAAGCCTGCACAGCCGGAGACGGCTGCGTCGATTGCATTGCCGCGTGCCACCGAGTACATAACGTCCCCGACATAGGCAATATTAAAGAGGAAATCAAATGGCTGTGGGAGGTCGACTACAAGCAGGCTTTCCCCGGTCAGGAGAACGGATTCGTCAGGGACCCGCTGCTGGATAGCAGGGTGCTGGTACTGTGTAACCATTGCGATAATCCGCCCTGCGTTAAAGTGTGCCCGACGCAGGCGACCTGGAAGAGGGAAGACGGCATAGTTATGATGGACTACCACCGCTGCATCGGTTGCCGCTATTGCATGGCGGCTTGCCCCTATGGCTCCCGCAGCTTTAACTGGCGCGATCCGCGCCCTTATATCAATACCATCGAGCAGAGCTATCCCACCCGCACGAGGGGCGTGGTCGAGAAGTGCAACTTCTGCGAGGAACGACTATCAGATGGGCTGCAGCCTGCCTGCGTGGAAGCTTGCAGCAGCGGGGCTTTAAAGTTCGGAGACCTGAAGCCGGGTACGGAGTTGTACGACCTGATTTCATCGCAATTCAACCTACGGCGTAAGGCCGAGCTGGGTACGCGGCCGCAGGTCTATTATTTACTGTAG
- a CDS encoding NF038143 family protein, with protein MGVLRNILPTVLDTKIKNILTEEREVAKAVATDVTGTMAVGVWDFMLPPLFAINLLKHHRAKEAFTLNFMFTKKLALEAAGNMLQSGLTITNSLAEVEKKTSSILSADQKGVYSEKVRLKQMQEIRLLIDHYEKLLMSEGKTYCDMVMSAYKDRESFDTFLHRLSSAEKDVNRAALQIVGKSAEAKDFVARMEESVNQIRNRDLDNYFPLPE; from the coding sequence ATGGGCGTGCTGAGAAACATTCTCCCCACAGTGCTGGACACTAAAATAAAAAATATCCTGACCGAGGAAAGAGAGGTGGCTAAAGCAGTGGCTACCGATGTAACCGGCACGATGGCAGTGGGGGTCTGGGATTTCATGCTTCCGCCGCTCTTTGCAATCAATTTGCTCAAACATCACCGGGCGAAAGAGGCCTTTACACTTAATTTCATGTTTACCAAGAAACTGGCGCTGGAAGCAGCCGGCAACATGCTGCAGTCCGGCCTGACCATAACCAATAGTCTGGCAGAGGTGGAGAAAAAGACATCTTCGATCCTGAGCGCCGACCAGAAAGGAGTTTATTCGGAGAAGGTGCGGCTGAAACAGATGCAGGAGATCCGCCTGCTGATCGACCATTATGAAAAGCTGCTTATGTCCGAGGGCAAAACCTACTGCGATATGGTCATGTCCGCATATAAGGACCGGGAATCATTCGATACGTTTTTGCACAGGCTCAGTTCAGCCGAAAAAGACGTCAACCGGGCCGCTTTGCAGATAGTGGGCAAAAGCGCTGAAGCAAAGGACTTTGTCGCCAGGATGGAGGAGTCGGTAAACCAGATACGCAACAGGGATCTGGACAATTATTTTCCTTTACCCGAATAA
- the dsrA gene encoding dissimilatory-type sulfite reductase subunit alpha has protein sequence MADKDTPLIDNLESGPWPSYVKEIKRAAEKNAAAKDLLGVLELSFKDRITHWKHGGIVGVTGYGGGVIGRYTDVPDKFPNVEMFHTMRINMPSGWFYTTDALRKVCDIWEKYGSGLTNFHGSTGDIILLGTDTKSLQPCFDELTEAGFDLGGSGSALRTPSACVGPARCEWACIDTLDICNNMTQEFQDELHRPRWPYKFKIKVSGCPNDGVAAIARADFTIIGTWRDTLRIDQDEVRKYVKNGLDIKNIVIDKCPTRALDWDEKGKKLNLRAADCVRCMHCINKMPKALRPGLDRGATILIGGKAPIIKGAYLSWVLVPFMKMEPPYDEAKDLLRKIWEWWDENGRTRERVAELIERLGMRAFLRAVGIKPSPQMVYKPRSNPYVFFD, from the coding sequence ATGGCGGACAAGGACACACCTTTAATCGACAACCTCGAAAGCGGCCCCTGGCCCAGCTACGTGAAAGAGATCAAGCGGGCTGCCGAGAAGAATGCAGCGGCAAAAGACCTGCTGGGAGTACTGGAATTATCGTTTAAGGATCGTATAACTCACTGGAAGCACGGCGGTATTGTGGGAGTGACCGGCTATGGCGGCGGTGTGATCGGACGCTATACAGACGTGCCTGACAAGTTTCCTAACGTGGAAATGTTTCACACTATGCGTATCAATATGCCTTCCGGCTGGTTCTACACAACCGATGCCCTGCGTAAAGTCTGTGATATCTGGGAGAAGTACGGCAGCGGTTTGACTAACTTCCACGGCTCCACAGGAGACATTATACTGCTTGGCACCGATACTAAGAGCCTGCAGCCGTGTTTCGACGAATTAACCGAGGCCGGTTTCGATCTGGGCGGATCAGGTTCAGCATTACGTACTCCCAGCGCCTGTGTTGGACCTGCTCGTTGTGAATGGGCTTGCATCGATACACTGGACATCTGCAACAACATGACACAAGAATTCCAGGATGAGTTGCACCGTCCAAGATGGCCATATAAATTTAAAATCAAGGTATCGGGCTGTCCCAATGATGGCGTTGCTGCCATAGCCCGGGCTGATTTCACTATCATAGGCACCTGGCGCGATACTTTGCGTATCGACCAGGATGAGGTACGCAAGTACGTTAAAAACGGCCTGGATATTAAAAACATCGTAATCGACAAATGCCCGACCAGAGCGCTGGACTGGGATGAGAAAGGGAAGAAGCTCAACCTGAGGGCCGCCGATTGCGTACGCTGCATGCATTGCATTAACAAGATGCCCAAAGCGCTGAGGCCCGGACTGGATAGAGGCGCCACCATCCTGATAGGCGGCAAGGCCCCTATTATCAAGGGCGCTTACCTGTCATGGGTGCTGGTCCCCTTCATGAAGATGGAGCCTCCCTATGATGAGGCCAAGGATCTGCTGCGCAAGATATGGGAATGGTGGGATGAGAACGGACGTACCCGTGAGAGGGTAGCGGAATTAATTGAGCGCCTCGGAATGCGCGCTTTCCTGCGGGCAGTTGGTATTAAACCCTCACCGCAGATGGTCTACAAACCTCGATCCAATCCTTATGTATTCTTTGACTAA